A part of Streptomyces sp. NBC_00557 genomic DNA contains:
- a CDS encoding DUF4142 domain-containing protein: MRPRPPIKGRGIFSGTGLVIAGLAATATALLYPLWSYADRPGPAAGATVLSTQTVTTPYGPLSAQDRDLITGVRLASLWELTAGELAERKGTTAAVRTAGRHLVDGHTSLDGHLRTVAGQLGVPLPNEPNAQQKQWLDTLRSAQGQDFDRRFAGLVRLAQGRMYAQVAQVRAGTQNSLVRDLADDADATTLDHIKVLEATGYVDFAALAQELAASPSPVPTPPAVDPSAAVPVAPSPQESYSMPPATTSPPPGTGGS, encoded by the coding sequence ATGCGACCCCGGCCCCCGATCAAGGGCAGAGGCATATTCAGCGGCACAGGCCTCGTCATCGCGGGCCTCGCGGCGACCGCGACGGCGCTGCTGTACCCGCTGTGGTCGTACGCCGACCGCCCGGGCCCCGCGGCCGGCGCCACCGTGCTGAGCACGCAGACCGTCACCACCCCGTACGGCCCCCTGTCGGCGCAGGACCGGGACCTCATCACCGGCGTCCGGCTGGCGAGCCTGTGGGAGCTGACCGCCGGGGAGCTCGCGGAGCGCAAGGGCACCACGGCGGCCGTCCGCACGGCGGGTCGGCACCTGGTCGACGGGCACACCTCGCTGGACGGCCATCTCCGCACCGTCGCGGGCCAGCTCGGCGTGCCGCTGCCCAACGAACCGAACGCCCAGCAGAAGCAGTGGCTGGACACGCTGCGCTCGGCGCAGGGCCAGGACTTCGACCGCCGGTTCGCCGGTCTCGTCCGGCTCGCCCAGGGCCGGATGTACGCGCAGGTCGCCCAGGTCCGGGCCGGCACCCAGAACTCCCTGGTCCGCGATCTCGCCGACGACGCGGACGCGACCACCCTGGACCACATCAAGGTGCTGGAGGCGACGGGGTACGTCGACTTCGCGGCGCTGGCCCAGGAGCTGGCGGCGTCCCCCAGCCCCGTGCCGACCCCGCCTGCCGTGGACCCCTCCGCCGCGGTGCCGGTCGCCCCGTCGCCGCAGGAGTCGTACTCCATGCCCCCCGCCACCACCAGCCCGCCGCCGGGGACCGGCGGCTCCTGA